Genomic window (Macrobrachium nipponense isolate FS-2020 chromosome 35, ASM1510439v2, whole genome shotgun sequence):
CCACGGGCTAAAAACTGACCGACGATAAACTTATCATGGTCATTGTTCTATTAAGTATAATGATTATGAAGTTATTGCTGTTATAAGCCTTTACAGATGACATGGCGGTGAAATTCATACCATATTTAACCATTATCGAACACATGGAAGTTGACAAATACTAATCTTAAAATAAAGCCACTAGATATTCGGGCTTTGTTCGTAGTGCTTTTGTTTGCTTACAACAAGTTAGTGCTAACGACATATAGCTCATCGCTTCATGTGGACAATGAATCTCACTATCCTCTGTACAATTCAGTACAAGTGGTGATTTCCTCTTTTCCAGAATATAATTCACAAATCAGCTGTGGAGTAGAAGCACGGGTGCAGTGTGTGCTGATTCACAATGAAAATGATTTATGGGAACTGTctaagtcattattattattttacaaagccTGTGTCACGGTGAAGAATGGAAATGTCGAAATGTGTTATGCGTACACCTAAAGAGGAATGCAACGCGCAATCCTCTAACTttaaaggtagaaaaaaaaatattctgggtCTGCTTTACCttgtaaagaaaatgcaaaagaaaaaaaaagtcgaaggctccaattttttttttcgcaaagaTGAAAGGGATAAGGAAATTATGGaccaatataaaaatgatatatacatactattcaAAAGACCGCGGTGGAGTTTGCAACTTAAAAAGTTATCGATGCACCATATATGCGTAAGGGTTGAACCTTCGTCCCGTGCGAGTGAGGTCTCTTCTATTAAGTAACATTAATATCTTGCAAGACATAAAGCAAAGAGGGTTCCCTTCCTGAGGCCACTATGTTTTTGGCAAGGTCTTGTTAGAATGCGAAAAAAAGGTGGGAAAATTGCTATTATTGCCTTAAATGTAGGCGGATGTGGTTTTAGAGGAAGCCTGATAACTCTATAACACTGAGTTGCAATACCCCAAAAAATTGTAGTTTTTCCACTGTCTATCTGTATTACAAAAGGTAAGATAAAATACAATACGTAATCATGACTACTTAATGTCGGGATTTTCtccgacttttattatttttgttctgattCGTGCCCTGATGTTATGGGCCGATggcaaggccttgaggaggcgcactCTCTAAAACTATCTGGGTGggattcaataaaatttggtcaacaaaatacagttttattacaaaaaataaacatttaaacacaTTAACAATACACTGAACATGAATGAAAGAGCATCACGGGCggctaagccaatgtgcattaagAACCAACACTGAAATTGACGTTACTAGCAAAATTCCACTGCACACGAAGTTTCTTACTACTCTCATTAATTCAATTCAAGGAACCTAAAAGCTCTCATGGCTTTGTTACGTGGTAGCCCTTAGGGTCTTTGATATCATGGCGCTTGaaaagcactaagtccacgacTGGACGAAAAAAACACAGTAAATCTAGACCCATTTACTctaaatcacaaataaatgacattcttacacttgcagctttcgtttgctgcgCAAATcaagtccctcatcgcagggatgacaCATCTATACATGGATAAAGATAACTTACAGTTACGGCAGAATTCGACCTggcatggcgatggctgggagcCGGAGAATCGAGAGACACAATAAAACATCACGGTACTTAGGACGTTCAGGACTAGGGCAGGAATGAGACGACAGAGACGTCGCTTCGCcctacttcaaaggaaacttatGCTTTCCCGCgtaaactacagaatccttgtaattcaggcgggaatcatcgctTATTTAGGCATTACGGAGATCAATGAATCTACTTTACTTGTGAATGGGAAGAATGACAGTTAAGTTATCATCTGGGATCAATgaattgacttaaagttctggctgaaggccgtaatctgcaaattcttgaatggctacggagtccttggctccaaatctctacatagacAATTTAGCTTGTACTAGGCAATAgcaaatcatattcattaatgaaaattcagTGTCTTCATTACTATAAGACGCGCGCCTTCCCCTTTAGGCATTTAAGAATTACGTCTTAACTCTGTCgcgtattggacagctttctgctcAATGAATTGCCCGcaagatccctcagtcttgccccaatttaacgcaacacttgtgaagttaaatggcggggatttcgaatgatcagttcgaaattcccgACATACTCCACACCCGAAGTATGGGGCATTGAAATGTTGGacaattcaggaaagactgagctcGGGGGGGTGAGTAACCACTCCTACACTACTCAGTCAGGCTCGCTTGCGTAGCGCTCCACAGCGACTCTAACAGAGTACGCAAAAAACAtgacatggcaaaaaaaaaaacatcaatatttacaCCCCGCCCGGGTAATCAATGtcacacatatacaaataaaatatcaatggcagattatatatatatatatatatatatatatatatatatatatatatatatatatatatatatatatataaatgtacccaTACACATAAGGTAGACATGAATCAGCATAGAAACTCAATAGGCAATGGGCCTGCAATAAGATCAAAAGCATAAATGGAAAATCACAatcaaggaaacatgaatatacAGTCTCATAAGGGCAATCTGCCTTTACTCAatcaatggcatgaaaaaggAAAGCAGTTCAATGTATGTACAACTTTGTATGCAACAAGCATAGACTTTAGGCACTCGCCTCAAAATGCAATGCAACAtgcaagagaaacttctatattagGCTCTTCACCTTCAACTCACGCTTCTATAAAGCAATATGTTCAACTCAATAAGCATTTCTCAAATTCAAATAGGAACACTCATAAGGCACTCTGCCTTCAACATTCTTCATGCAACACGCATTATGCTTGTTGCACACATTCTAGAGTTATTATTGAAGGCTGTGCTTCAACAACTCCAGAATGCGCGCACAAGCATAATCAGATCGACAGGCCATTCACCTTTAATGAAACATAGATTACAACTGATTCAGTATGTACTCTTTCACGGGACACATGCCCTCAAAACTCTTTCACTTCTCTATAAGAAGTACTCATTACTCATATACATTTTTGGTAATTTACCTTGAGGGTGGGGGCTATCTCCGCACAACGCTTGACTTGTTTGCACAAGAGGGGGGCTCCCACTACCTTACGCTAACCCGACGCACTTCCATCCTCTGAGGATTCAACTCGCCTACTCTTACTTGGGTCCACCCTCCCTGCCTACCAGAATAAGGGatcttcccgttttctttcactGTTTCTAGCTATAACTTAGATATAGTCGCTTTCCATTAAGCGCTTCATTAACTCGCGCTGCTTAGCAGCAGCCTTTCTCAAAGGGTGTGCGGAATGTCTTTGTCCGCCTAACTGAACGTCAACATCGCTACCACTCGATACCTCAGTATCATTCACTTCAGCACTCTCTCTTACCGCATTGGTATCGCTCGAATCGTTACCAATATCGTCAGTGTCTTTTACGTCACTCAAGACCTTTGTGGCTGGTTGTTCGGATGTTGCAGCCAGTGCCATTCCTTGGTCGTCCCCAGACGtcacaacatttcctggaacACCTACTGCTGGGCTGTACGCTCCCTCGTCTCGGACCTCTTCGTTGCCGTCGTCGTCACGCACCATCTCCTCCGTCGCACCATCAACATCGTCACGCTGTTCATCTCCAacgccatcatcgtcatctgagGGGGCAAGTTCCAGGGGGACCAATTGGCTGACAGCACGCAGGGACTCAACATCTTCGAACAATACCTTGGCCGAACACACGGCACCGTCGTTGTCCGGGTACGTCTCCACGACGCGTCCAAGGGGCCACGTTgcccgcttttgattttcttgctttactaATACGATGTCTCCGGGGTGCAGCTTGGTGGGTTCCCCAGACTGACAATCGTGTCAGGCTCTTAGGGTACTTAGGTACTACTTCCTCCACCTCTCCCGGAAGGCTTTCAAAGTGTCTGTTAGCTTTAGATATCGATCCCATAGCCTCCGGGAGGTGAAGGTAGCATTAAGGTCttcatctggcaaaacaggtgccaTTAAGTAAATTAAGTGACCTCGCACTAAATGAGAGGGGGTGAGGACCTCGTCCTCGCACTTGTCACCGCTATACATCAACGGCCTATTATTAACTACCGCCTCCGCCTCTTTCACTAGAGTTAATACGTGGGCCTCCGGCAGATACTTTCTCCCGAGGGCAATCTGAAGGGCACGCTTCGTAACACCAATCAGACGTTCGAAAAAAACGCCTTTCCACGGCGCACGGGGGTTTGAAATCGCCATTCTACgccagtcctcctcaggaactgCTGGACTTCATCCTCTTCATAAAGTCCCTGAAGGAGGTTGCTGGCCGTCTTGAACGTTTGGTGGTTATCAGAAGTGATTAAGGTTGGGGCTCCATTCGTAGCACTGAATCTTCGAAGAGCTAGAACAAATTCCTCCGCTTCCAAGGAGgggcagaaatctaaatacatGGCCCTGGTGGCCATGCACGTCACGATGAGGATATAGCCTGGTCGCGTTTCTGTTTGTATGGCCGCGGTGTGGTCCACGCCGACTGCGGCAAATGGTTTCTGCAAGATGATCCTTTCCTTCGgtagggggggtggtggtggttgtctcaTCAGCGGTTGGAAGGCTAGCACACACTCTGGACACTTCCGTACAACTTGCTTAGCAATAGACCTCAGGCCCGGCGTCCAGCATTTCTGTCGAAAAATCGCCATTAGCGTATTGACATTACAATGGAGGTGCAAATCTCCATGCCAAATACTTTTTTAAGTATGCTCTGACTAAATGTCCCTTAGCAGGCAAAAGAATCAAATGTTTCATCTCTTCAATTTGGGACACTCGTCCCCTAGTGCAAATCAATTTATCTactataattaaatttaattgattcacaaaattcaatatctcaCGAGGGGGTCTGACCTCACCCTCCAAATATGCATAGACAGTAGGTAAATAGAATCTTTGCTCTAATAAGGCAAGAGCTCGAAAaggatcccttttcacttttgcaaactttAACACTAATCTGGTTACTCTAATCAAAATTCGGAACTCAACCTCCCTGAGTAGTAGTTCCCATATCCCTCCTGGGGGAATAGACCTTGTTTCTTCCCTCAGTTCCTGCACCGCCGCTACCACGGTTCTGATATTCGTTAGATCTGCCTCTTTGAAAGGAACAGGCTCTCCTGGGATTCCCAAGAACTCTGCACCCTGGTGCCAAAGAGGGTTCTGCTGCAATTACTGGATTGTTGCGCCCCTAGACAAGACATCAGCAGGATTCTGTTTGCTGGGCACATACTTCACACTGAAATCACAAATCTggcggagaaaaacaacttctgccacaCAGTTAGATATAACGATATTTTTGTTGTCCTTGGCATCCGGGGATGCCACCCAGGCTAATGCAACTTTGCTATCTGACCAGATACTAATCTCTTGTGGCTCTATTAGCCCTTTAATCGTTTTCGCTAGCCTACAACCTAGCAGCAAAgctaaaagttctaatttagggatggtgattttgagcatccctttcggagtgattctcattttgctggtgAGTAATATTACGTTACTTTCTTTATCTCTGACATACGCTACAGCACCATATGCCCTACTACTGGCATTGGTGAATATATGGAGTTCGGATcttctgactcctgccgctctAGGAAATGTTAAATCACTGACTGATTTCAACTCTGCTAACAGTTCTCACacttctttagccttttccttacataacacgtcatcccatccaatctcttgttcccaaagttgttggagaaacagCTTTCCCCTAACAAATAAAAGACTGACTAGACCTAGCGGATCGTAAATTGACACTAGCAAAGATAGTACCCTAGGTTTCGTaggtacccatccctcccccaattcacgaatcctctcactctctttcacacacagagagtcgacgtctcgagcccatctcagcccgagcacgctcacattcacaggttctttccactctctctcgctATCGAAGGCTATACTGTTCGTTGCCCACCCTTCTAACTGCATTCTGGCCCTATCCAAACTTGCATGGACagattcttgttcttttttcatcTCATCCAGACTTTCAAAGGTACTAACATAGTTATCAACGTAAAATGACTTACTTAATTCAGGTCTTCCTTCTAAACTAAAATGATGACTCAATACTTGTTGTAACAAAAAGGGACTAGCCGTGATGCCAAACACCACGACTCTGAAAGCGAAGGTCAGCGCTCGACCTGCTACCTCTCGCCACAGGAATCTTGTATATTTGGCATCACGGGGATCTAAtagtactctatgaaatgctttgcttatgtctgcaagcatggcgtatttattcattcgaaactttagaagcaaattataggccaactctactaaattaggcccaggtaacaggcattcatttaaggatttattattcttagctttggatgaggcattgaatacgattctaaggggggtcgtgcggctatcttttttaatgccgaaatgcggcatgtagtatccttctatttttggatcttttacttcatatataaatcctgcCTCCAGGTATTTGTTGATCACTCCCTGATATTGATTATAGCATTCcttgtctttctgaaatttggtttgcaGTGAATCCAGCTGTGCTACAGCATTTCTAAAGTTTGTTTCTGGCTTACCTTCTGAACGGAACGGCAAACTAACCTGATATCCCTCAGGCTTCTTCGTTACACTCTGCGAAACCTTTTGCATGGCTTCTGCTTCGCGGACAGTGTACTGCTCGGATGGGGCGATGCCTACCGTATCCAAACGCCACCATTCATTAACATCAAATGCAATTGGTTCGCTCGCAACCCTACATACCCTGAGCGTTCTCACATGATCTATCTTGTGACCTTCTAATAGCCACTGTGGCACTCTCCCATATGGCGACATGCCATTATGGGTCAGAAAAAGACTTATCCCGTAGAtcttttctactccaataatgaaataattaaaatagtctgcacccacaagaatgtgcacgtttcgtaacttatcgctcttactgtcaggatctgctaacgtgactcccttccctactaggtgttgtcttactcttacataacctgcgttatgaatcgggacgtctacgttctcgtgaacaactagtttcattcgaacaattctattacccatctctacccggcaactcacaacgtcatactggccactgatttctgctgaaccaaAGGGAGCAATGTTCAACGCCACTTTGCCTACCACTGGCAGGCCtaactgctttgcagttttagCGGAGATAAAGCTTCGTTGACTCCCAGTGTCCAAAAAACAAGAAGCGAAACCCCGTTTACTCCCCTGCTTGTGATGGATCTTGGCCATGCCCGTTGGCAAAATCGAACAGGGAAGATCTACACTAGACGTTTGGGCTACTTTGGCGCTCTTACACGGTTTtgattctactttctctttgggCGGACGGGGGTTTCTATCGTGCTGCCTGGGTGTCGCATTTACTACAGGGCGGGAGATTGTAGCTTGACTGTTACTTACTAAACTGGGATTATTTCGGGAcgaagtggagggaactgaatgtgcttttctgaagctgctattatcacaaatggaagtattatgattatttccacaacttttacaTGAATTGGGGTTAGGGCATCTATCAGTACGGTGACCTGACTGAAGGCAATTAAAACACAGGCCCTTCCTTAGTAGAATGCGGCGTCTGGCAGCCACGTCACTTACTCGGCGGCATCCGTGAGGCGGGTGCCGTTCATTGCAAAAGGGACAAGAATTATTCTGCATGGGTTTCGTTTTGGGTCTAACGCTGACATCGTTTTTCTTATCAGATTCTAATTTCTCGCCTCGCTGTAACGCGTCATCTTCCAACATGCGAATTATGAAGTCTATagcttcaaaaaattcttctaaactaTAGTCGCATTTTCTGAGGTGTTCGACCACCTTTCGATAGAGCTTACCTTCtgacaacttctgattgataaggcTCATGACCATGCCATGGCCTATATCATTAGTACTAAGCCTCTTTATTTGCTCAATGATCATTTTTAACTTAAACCTGAACTTCTTCAGCTCTACGGGGTTCAACGAGGATATGAATATGTTGGCAAGTTTTCGATGCAAGATCACGAGCGTTTGGTGACATTACCATATTGCTTATCCAAGAGATCTAACGCTACCTGGTAATTCGCGGTGGTTACAATTAGGGATTTAACGATCCTGAGCGGATCCCTGCCCAGAGTCCCTAACAAGCAAGTAAATTTGGACACGTCGTCCAAATCTGCCcttcgatccacgtggatcgtgaacaattctctgtaagaagcatattcctgcacttccccttcaaaagtggggagaggcagcggtttcaatttggggagggaaacattccctgtctgagtgactttcagtttatcgattcgattcaacaaaagggtagaagctcgcacagcttctgctaaggcttgcctgattctggcatctaagctagattctaactttacgacttgacgtttgtacagctctcgaagCTGACCTTCTTGTCTCAACTGCGTGACCAAATTTTGGTACACGCTCTCAGAATATGTTTCTACTAATGCACGCTGTGATTCGGCCAGTAAGTCCACGGTGAGACTCAGCGAGGCCTCGATGTGGACAATCATAGCCACTGCCATTTTGGattatttactctacttcttagggggggtTATGCAAAC
Coding sequences:
- the LOC135208547 gene encoding uncharacterized protein LOC135208547, producing MGNRIVRMKLVVHENVDVPIHNAGYVRVRQHLVGKGVTLADPDSKSDKLRNVHILVGADYFNYFIIGVEKIYGISLFLTHNGMSPYGRVPQWLLEGHKIDHVRTLRVCRVASEPIAFDVNEWWRLDTVGIAPSEQYTVREAEAMQKVSQSVTKKPEGYQVSLPFRSEGKPETNFRNAVAQLDSLQTKFQKDKECYNQYQGVINKYLEAGFIYEVKDPKIEGYYMPHFGIKKDSRTTPLRIVFNASSKAKNNKSLNECLLPGPNLVELAYNLLLKFRMNKYAMLADISKAFHRVLLDPRDAKYTRFLWREVAGRALTFAFRVVVFGITASPFLLQQVLSHHFSLEGRPELSKSFYVDNYVSTFESLDEMKKEQESVHASLDRARMQLEGWATNSIAFDSEREWKEPVNVSVLGLRWARDVDSLCVKESERIRELGEGWVPTKPRVLSLLVSIYDPLGLVSLLFVRGKLFLQQLWEQEIGWDDVLCKEKAKEV